In Flavobacterium sp. N1736, the following are encoded in one genomic region:
- a CDS encoding isoamylase early set domain-containing protein: MSLKKQFIKTKPVCKVTFSVEAKDASSAAVVGDFNNWNVEEGTLSKLKNGTFKATYDLVKDAIYEFKYVIDGSYVNDPEADSYKWNDYAGSENSVLVV, from the coding sequence ATGTCTTTAAAAAAGCAATTTATCAAAACAAAGCCAGTTTGTAAAGTTACATTTTCTGTAGAAGCTAAAGACGCAAGCTCAGCTGCTGTAGTTGGAGATTTTAATAATTGGAATGTTGAGGAAGGAACTTTAAGTAAGTTAAAAAACGGAACTTTTAAAGCTACTTATGACTTAGTAAAGGATGCAATTTACGAGTTTAAGTATGTAATTGACGGAAGTTATGTAAATGATCCTGAAGCAGATTCATACAAATGGAATGATTATGCCGGAAGTGAAAATAGTGTTTTAGTTGTATAA
- a CDS encoding thymidylate synthase gives MKQYLDLVKHVLENGNQKGDRTGTGTKSVFGYQMRFDLSEGFPMVTTKKLHLKSIIYELLWFLKGDTNIKYLQENGVKIWDAWADSNGDLGPVYGHQWRNWNSEEIDQISELITELKTNPNSRRMLVSAWNPSVLPDTKKSFEENVANNKAALPPCHAFFQFYVTSPDIEKGETKEKLSCQLYQRSADIFLGVPFNIASYALLTMMIAQVCDLEYGEFIHTFGDAHIYNNHFEQLELQLTREPKPLPKMILNPEIKNIFDFDYNDFTLLDYEPHAGIKGSVAV, from the coding sequence AAGGTGACCGAACAGGAACCGGAACAAAGAGTGTTTTTGGTTATCAGATGCGTTTTGATTTAAGTGAAGGTTTCCCAATGGTTACAACCAAAAAATTGCACTTAAAATCGATCATTTACGAATTACTTTGGTTTTTGAAAGGCGATACCAATATTAAATATCTTCAGGAAAACGGAGTAAAAATATGGGATGCGTGGGCAGATTCTAATGGTGATTTGGGACCTGTTTACGGACATCAATGGCGTAATTGGAATAGTGAAGAAATTGATCAGATCTCTGAATTAATTACGGAGCTAAAAACAAATCCAAACAGCCGAAGAATGTTGGTTTCTGCATGGAATCCTTCTGTTTTACCTGATACCAAAAAATCATTTGAAGAAAATGTCGCCAATAACAAAGCTGCTTTACCTCCATGTCATGCGTTTTTTCAGTTTTATGTAACAAGTCCTGACATTGAAAAAGGTGAAACAAAAGAAAAATTATCTTGTCAATTGTATCAAAGAAGTGCCGATATATTTTTAGGAGTTCCTTTTAATATCGCTTCTTATGCATTATTAACTATGATGATTGCACAGGTTTGCGATTTAGAATATGGCGAATTTATTCACACTTTTGGAGACGCACACATTTACAATAATCATTTTGAGCAATTAGAATTGCAGTTGACGCGTGAACCAAAACCGTTACCTAAAATGATCTTAAATCCTGAGATCAAGAATATTTTTGATTTTGATTATAACGATTTTACACTTTTAGATTATGAGCCGCATGCGGGTATAAAAGGAAGTGTTGCTGTATAA